A genomic segment from Leopardus geoffroyi isolate Oge1 chromosome A2, O.geoffroyi_Oge1_pat1.0, whole genome shotgun sequence encodes:
- the SEMA3G gene encoding semaphorin-3G isoform X1, which produces MAPSAWAICCMLGGLLLLGGSPSPGPSVPRLRLSYRDLLSANRSAVFLGPRGSLDLRAMYLDEYRDRLFLGGRDAIYSLRLDQSWPDPREVLWPPQPGQKEECVHKGRDPLVECANFVRVLQPHNRTHLLACGTGAFQPTCALITVGHRGEHVLHLEPSSVQSGRGRCPHEPSSPFASTFVGGELYTGLTADFLGREAMIFRTGGPRPALRSDSDQNLLHDPRFVMAARIADNSDQDDDKVYFFFSETVPSPDGGPGRVTVSRVGRVCVNDAGGQRVLVNKWSTFLKARLVCSVPGPGGAETHFDQLEDVFLLWPSAGKTLEVYALFSTVSAVFQGFAVCVYHMEDIWEVFRGPFAHQDGPQHQWGPYGGKVPFPRPGVCPSKMTAQPGRPFGSTKNYPDEVLQFARAHPLMFWPVRPQQGRPVLVKTHLAQQLRQIVVDRVEAEDGTYDVIFLGTDSGSVLKVIALQGGASTESEEVVLEELQVFKVPTPITEMEISVKRQMLYVGSRLGVARLQLHHCETYGSACAECCLARDPYCAWDGASCTRYRPGTSKRRFRRQDIRHGNPALQCLGESQEDEATGPVAATTVYGTEHNSTFLECLPKSSQAAVHWFLQRPGGQGPDQVKTDERVLQTEQGLLFRRLSHLDAGIYTCKTLEHGFSQTVVRLALEVIVATQLNGLFPRDPRPEETPGWGGLASTPSKAWYKDILQLIGFANLPRVDEYCERVWCPSRSQGKQAKGKSWAGLELGKKVKSRGQTERNRTPREVEAT; this is translated from the exons ATGGCCCCCTCGGCCTGGGCCATCTGCTGCATGCTGGGGGGACTCCTGCTCCTCGggggcagccccagccctggccccagcGTGCCTCGCCTGCGGCTCTCCTACCGAG ATCTCCTGTCTGCCAACCGTTCTGCTGTCTTTCTGGGTCCCCGGGGCTCCCTGGACCTTCGGGCCATGTACCTGGATGAGTACCGGGACCGCCTTTTTCTGGGGGGCCGTGATGCCATCTACTCTCTGCGGCTGGATCAGTCATGGCCGGATCCCCGAGAG GTCCTGTGGCCACCACAGCCAGGACAGAAGGAGGAGTGTGTTCACAAGGGAAGAGATCCTTTG GTGGAGTGCGCCAATTTTGTGAGGGTCCTACAGCCCCACAACCGGACCCACCTGCTGGCATGTGGCACTGGGGCCTTCCAGCCCACCTGTGCCCTCATCACGGTTGGGCATCGTGGGGAG CACGTGCTCCACCTGGAGCCCAGCAGTGTGCAAAGTGGGCGGGGGCGGTGTCCACATGAGCCCAGCAGTCCCTTCGCCAGCACCTTTGTAG GTGGGGAGCTGTACACGGGCCTCACGGCTGACTTCCTGGGGCGCGAGGCCATGATCTTCCGGACTGGGGGTCCCCGACCAGCTTTACGTTCTGACTCTGACCAGAACCTCCTTCACG ACCCCCGGTTTGTGATGGCCGCCCGGATTGCCGACAACTCTGACCAGGATGATGACAAGGTGTACTTCTTCTTCTCGGAAACTGTGCCCTCGCCCGATGGTGGCCCAGGCCGTGTCACGGTCAGCCGTGTGGGCCGTGTCTGTGTG AATGACGCCGGTGGCCAGCGAGTGCTGGTGAACAAATGGAGCACCTTTCTCAAGGCCAGGCTGGTGTGCTCAGTGCCTGGCCCTGGTGGTGCCGAGACGCACTTTGACCAGCTGG AGGATGTGTTCCTGCTGTGGCCCAGCGCAGGGAAGACCCTTGAGGTGTACGCCCTGTTCAGCACAGTCAG TGCTGTGTTCCAGGGCTTTGCCGTCTGTGTGTACCACATGGAGGATATCTGGGAGGTCTTCAGGGGACCCTTTGCCCACCAAGATGGTCCCCAGCACCAGTGGGGACCCTATGGGGGCAAGGTGCCCTTCCCTCGCCCTGGAGTG TGCCCCAGCAAGATGACAGCACAGCCAGGACGACCCTTTGGCAGCACCAAGAACTACCCAGATGAGGTGCTGCAGTTTGCCCGAGCCCACCCACTTATGTTCTGGCCCGTGCGGCCACAGCAGGGCCGCCCTGTCCTTGTCAAAACGCACCTGGCCCAGCAGTTGCGCCAGATCGTGGTGGACCGCGTGGAGGCAGAGGACGGGACTTACGATGTCATCTTCCTGGGGACTG acTCAGGCTCCGTGCTCAAGGTAATCGCTCTCCAGGGTGGGGCCTCCACTGAGTCTGAGGAGGTGGTTTTGGAGGAACTCCAGGTGTTTAAG gtGCCGACACCCATCACTGAGATGGAGATCTCTGTCAAAAGG CAAATGCTGTACGTGGGCTCGAGGCTGGGCGTGGCTCGGCTGCAGCTGCACCACTGTGAAACCTATGGCAGTGCCTGTGCTGAGTGCTGCCTGGCCCGGGACCCATACTGTGCCTGGGACGGTGCCTCCTGTACCCGCTACCGGCCTGGCACCAGCAAGCGCCGGTTCCGCAGGCAGGACATCCGGCATGGCAACCCTGCCCTGCAGTGCCTGGGGGAGAGCCAGGAAG aCGAGGCTACAGGCCCCGTGGCGGCCACCACAGTCTACGGCACAGAGCACAACAGCACCTTCCTGGAGTGCCTGCCCAAGTCTTCCCAGGCTGCTGTGCACTGGTTCTTGCAGAGGCCAGGGGGTCAGGGACCCGACCAG gtaAAGACAGATGAGAGAGTCCTGCAAACAGAGCAGGGGCTGCTGTTCCGCAGACTCAGCCACCTGGATGCGGGCATCTACACCTGCAAGACACTGGAGCACGGCTTCTCCCAGACTGTGGTCCGCCTGGCTCTGGAGGTGATTGTGGCCACACAGCTCAACGGCCTGTTTCCTCGGGATCCAAGGCCAGAGGAGACCCCAGGCTGGGGAGGCCTGGCCTCCACCCCCTCCAAGGCCTGGTATAAGGACATCCTGCAGCTCATCGGCTTCGCCAACCTGCCCCGGGTGGACGAGTACTGTGAGCGCGTGTGGTGCCCTTCCAGGAGCCAGGGCAAACAGGCCAAGGGCAAGAGCTGGGCAGGGCTGGAGCTGGGCAAGAAGGTGAAGAGCCGGGGGCAGACCGAGCGCAATCGGACGCCCCGGGAGGTGGAGGCCACATag
- the SEMA3G gene encoding semaphorin-3G isoform X2, translated as MAPSAWAICCMLGGLLLLGGSPSPGPSVPRLRLSYRDLLSANRSAVFLGPRGSLDLRAMYLDEYRDRLFLGGRDAIYSLRLDQSWPDPREVLWPPQPGQKEECVHKGRDPLHVLHLEPSSVQSGRGRCPHEPSSPFASTFVGGELYTGLTADFLGREAMIFRTGGPRPALRSDSDQNLLHDPRFVMAARIADNSDQDDDKVYFFFSETVPSPDGGPGRVTVSRVGRVCVNDAGGQRVLVNKWSTFLKARLVCSVPGPGGAETHFDQLEDVFLLWPSAGKTLEVYALFSTVSAVFQGFAVCVYHMEDIWEVFRGPFAHQDGPQHQWGPYGGKVPFPRPGVCPSKMTAQPGRPFGSTKNYPDEVLQFARAHPLMFWPVRPQQGRPVLVKTHLAQQLRQIVVDRVEAEDGTYDVIFLGTDSGSVLKVIALQGGASTESEEVVLEELQVFKVPTPITEMEISVKRQMLYVGSRLGVARLQLHHCETYGSACAECCLARDPYCAWDGASCTRYRPGTSKRRFRRQDIRHGNPALQCLGESQEDEATGPVAATTVYGTEHNSTFLECLPKSSQAAVHWFLQRPGGQGPDQVKTDERVLQTEQGLLFRRLSHLDAGIYTCKTLEHGFSQTVVRLALEVIVATQLNGLFPRDPRPEETPGWGGLASTPSKAWYKDILQLIGFANLPRVDEYCERVWCPSRSQGKQAKGKSWAGLELGKKVKSRGQTERNRTPREVEAT; from the exons ATGGCCCCCTCGGCCTGGGCCATCTGCTGCATGCTGGGGGGACTCCTGCTCCTCGggggcagccccagccctggccccagcGTGCCTCGCCTGCGGCTCTCCTACCGAG ATCTCCTGTCTGCCAACCGTTCTGCTGTCTTTCTGGGTCCCCGGGGCTCCCTGGACCTTCGGGCCATGTACCTGGATGAGTACCGGGACCGCCTTTTTCTGGGGGGCCGTGATGCCATCTACTCTCTGCGGCTGGATCAGTCATGGCCGGATCCCCGAGAG GTCCTGTGGCCACCACAGCCAGGACAGAAGGAGGAGTGTGTTCACAAGGGAAGAGATCCTTTG CACGTGCTCCACCTGGAGCCCAGCAGTGTGCAAAGTGGGCGGGGGCGGTGTCCACATGAGCCCAGCAGTCCCTTCGCCAGCACCTTTGTAG GTGGGGAGCTGTACACGGGCCTCACGGCTGACTTCCTGGGGCGCGAGGCCATGATCTTCCGGACTGGGGGTCCCCGACCAGCTTTACGTTCTGACTCTGACCAGAACCTCCTTCACG ACCCCCGGTTTGTGATGGCCGCCCGGATTGCCGACAACTCTGACCAGGATGATGACAAGGTGTACTTCTTCTTCTCGGAAACTGTGCCCTCGCCCGATGGTGGCCCAGGCCGTGTCACGGTCAGCCGTGTGGGCCGTGTCTGTGTG AATGACGCCGGTGGCCAGCGAGTGCTGGTGAACAAATGGAGCACCTTTCTCAAGGCCAGGCTGGTGTGCTCAGTGCCTGGCCCTGGTGGTGCCGAGACGCACTTTGACCAGCTGG AGGATGTGTTCCTGCTGTGGCCCAGCGCAGGGAAGACCCTTGAGGTGTACGCCCTGTTCAGCACAGTCAG TGCTGTGTTCCAGGGCTTTGCCGTCTGTGTGTACCACATGGAGGATATCTGGGAGGTCTTCAGGGGACCCTTTGCCCACCAAGATGGTCCCCAGCACCAGTGGGGACCCTATGGGGGCAAGGTGCCCTTCCCTCGCCCTGGAGTG TGCCCCAGCAAGATGACAGCACAGCCAGGACGACCCTTTGGCAGCACCAAGAACTACCCAGATGAGGTGCTGCAGTTTGCCCGAGCCCACCCACTTATGTTCTGGCCCGTGCGGCCACAGCAGGGCCGCCCTGTCCTTGTCAAAACGCACCTGGCCCAGCAGTTGCGCCAGATCGTGGTGGACCGCGTGGAGGCAGAGGACGGGACTTACGATGTCATCTTCCTGGGGACTG acTCAGGCTCCGTGCTCAAGGTAATCGCTCTCCAGGGTGGGGCCTCCACTGAGTCTGAGGAGGTGGTTTTGGAGGAACTCCAGGTGTTTAAG gtGCCGACACCCATCACTGAGATGGAGATCTCTGTCAAAAGG CAAATGCTGTACGTGGGCTCGAGGCTGGGCGTGGCTCGGCTGCAGCTGCACCACTGTGAAACCTATGGCAGTGCCTGTGCTGAGTGCTGCCTGGCCCGGGACCCATACTGTGCCTGGGACGGTGCCTCCTGTACCCGCTACCGGCCTGGCACCAGCAAGCGCCGGTTCCGCAGGCAGGACATCCGGCATGGCAACCCTGCCCTGCAGTGCCTGGGGGAGAGCCAGGAAG aCGAGGCTACAGGCCCCGTGGCGGCCACCACAGTCTACGGCACAGAGCACAACAGCACCTTCCTGGAGTGCCTGCCCAAGTCTTCCCAGGCTGCTGTGCACTGGTTCTTGCAGAGGCCAGGGGGTCAGGGACCCGACCAG gtaAAGACAGATGAGAGAGTCCTGCAAACAGAGCAGGGGCTGCTGTTCCGCAGACTCAGCCACCTGGATGCGGGCATCTACACCTGCAAGACACTGGAGCACGGCTTCTCCCAGACTGTGGTCCGCCTGGCTCTGGAGGTGATTGTGGCCACACAGCTCAACGGCCTGTTTCCTCGGGATCCAAGGCCAGAGGAGACCCCAGGCTGGGGAGGCCTGGCCTCCACCCCCTCCAAGGCCTGGTATAAGGACATCCTGCAGCTCATCGGCTTCGCCAACCTGCCCCGGGTGGACGAGTACTGTGAGCGCGTGTGGTGCCCTTCCAGGAGCCAGGGCAAACAGGCCAAGGGCAAGAGCTGGGCAGGGCTGGAGCTGGGCAAGAAGGTGAAGAGCCGGGGGCAGACCGAGCGCAATCGGACGCCCCGGGAGGTGGAGGCCACATag
- the SEMA3G gene encoding semaphorin-3G isoform X3 — translation MAGSPRGPVATTARTEGGVCSQGKRSFGGVRQFCEGPTAPQPDPPAGMWHWGLPAHLCPHHGWASWGGGELYTGLTADFLGREAMIFRTGGPRPALRSDSDQNLLHDPRFVMAARIADNSDQDDDKVYFFFSETVPSPDGGPGRVTVSRVGRVCVNDAGGQRVLVNKWSTFLKARLVCSVPGPGGAETHFDQLEDVFLLWPSAGKTLEVYALFSTVSAVFQGFAVCVYHMEDIWEVFRGPFAHQDGPQHQWGPYGGKVPFPRPGVCPSKMTAQPGRPFGSTKNYPDEVLQFARAHPLMFWPVRPQQGRPVLVKTHLAQQLRQIVVDRVEAEDGTYDVIFLGTDSGSVLKVIALQGGASTESEEVVLEELQVFKVPTPITEMEISVKRQMLYVGSRLGVARLQLHHCETYGSACAECCLARDPYCAWDGASCTRYRPGTSKRRFRRQDIRHGNPALQCLGESQEDEATGPVAATTVYGTEHNSTFLECLPKSSQAAVHWFLQRPGGQGPDQVKTDERVLQTEQGLLFRRLSHLDAGIYTCKTLEHGFSQTVVRLALEVIVATQLNGLFPRDPRPEETPGWGGLASTPSKAWYKDILQLIGFANLPRVDEYCERVWCPSRSQGKQAKGKSWAGLELGKKVKSRGQTERNRTPREVEAT, via the exons ATGGCCGGATCCCCGAGAG GTCCTGTGGCCACCACAGCCAGGACAGAAGGAGGAGTGTGTTCACAAGGGAAGAGATCCTTTG GTGGAGTGCGCCAATTTTGTGAGGGTCCTACAGCCCCACAACCGGACCCACCTGCTGGCATGTGGCACTGGGGCCTTCCAGCCCACCTGTGCCCTCATCACGGTTGGGCATCGTGGGGAG GTGGGGAGCTGTACACGGGCCTCACGGCTGACTTCCTGGGGCGCGAGGCCATGATCTTCCGGACTGGGGGTCCCCGACCAGCTTTACGTTCTGACTCTGACCAGAACCTCCTTCACG ACCCCCGGTTTGTGATGGCCGCCCGGATTGCCGACAACTCTGACCAGGATGATGACAAGGTGTACTTCTTCTTCTCGGAAACTGTGCCCTCGCCCGATGGTGGCCCAGGCCGTGTCACGGTCAGCCGTGTGGGCCGTGTCTGTGTG AATGACGCCGGTGGCCAGCGAGTGCTGGTGAACAAATGGAGCACCTTTCTCAAGGCCAGGCTGGTGTGCTCAGTGCCTGGCCCTGGTGGTGCCGAGACGCACTTTGACCAGCTGG AGGATGTGTTCCTGCTGTGGCCCAGCGCAGGGAAGACCCTTGAGGTGTACGCCCTGTTCAGCACAGTCAG TGCTGTGTTCCAGGGCTTTGCCGTCTGTGTGTACCACATGGAGGATATCTGGGAGGTCTTCAGGGGACCCTTTGCCCACCAAGATGGTCCCCAGCACCAGTGGGGACCCTATGGGGGCAAGGTGCCCTTCCCTCGCCCTGGAGTG TGCCCCAGCAAGATGACAGCACAGCCAGGACGACCCTTTGGCAGCACCAAGAACTACCCAGATGAGGTGCTGCAGTTTGCCCGAGCCCACCCACTTATGTTCTGGCCCGTGCGGCCACAGCAGGGCCGCCCTGTCCTTGTCAAAACGCACCTGGCCCAGCAGTTGCGCCAGATCGTGGTGGACCGCGTGGAGGCAGAGGACGGGACTTACGATGTCATCTTCCTGGGGACTG acTCAGGCTCCGTGCTCAAGGTAATCGCTCTCCAGGGTGGGGCCTCCACTGAGTCTGAGGAGGTGGTTTTGGAGGAACTCCAGGTGTTTAAG gtGCCGACACCCATCACTGAGATGGAGATCTCTGTCAAAAGG CAAATGCTGTACGTGGGCTCGAGGCTGGGCGTGGCTCGGCTGCAGCTGCACCACTGTGAAACCTATGGCAGTGCCTGTGCTGAGTGCTGCCTGGCCCGGGACCCATACTGTGCCTGGGACGGTGCCTCCTGTACCCGCTACCGGCCTGGCACCAGCAAGCGCCGGTTCCGCAGGCAGGACATCCGGCATGGCAACCCTGCCCTGCAGTGCCTGGGGGAGAGCCAGGAAG aCGAGGCTACAGGCCCCGTGGCGGCCACCACAGTCTACGGCACAGAGCACAACAGCACCTTCCTGGAGTGCCTGCCCAAGTCTTCCCAGGCTGCTGTGCACTGGTTCTTGCAGAGGCCAGGGGGTCAGGGACCCGACCAG gtaAAGACAGATGAGAGAGTCCTGCAAACAGAGCAGGGGCTGCTGTTCCGCAGACTCAGCCACCTGGATGCGGGCATCTACACCTGCAAGACACTGGAGCACGGCTTCTCCCAGACTGTGGTCCGCCTGGCTCTGGAGGTGATTGTGGCCACACAGCTCAACGGCCTGTTTCCTCGGGATCCAAGGCCAGAGGAGACCCCAGGCTGGGGAGGCCTGGCCTCCACCCCCTCCAAGGCCTGGTATAAGGACATCCTGCAGCTCATCGGCTTCGCCAACCTGCCCCGGGTGGACGAGTACTGTGAGCGCGTGTGGTGCCCTTCCAGGAGCCAGGGCAAACAGGCCAAGGGCAAGAGCTGGGCAGGGCTGGAGCTGGGCAAGAAGGTGAAGAGCCGGGGGCAGACCGAGCGCAATCGGACGCCCCGGGAGGTGGAGGCCACATag